One Armatimonadota bacterium genomic region harbors:
- the sigH gene encoding RNA polymerase sporulation sigma factor SigH, whose product MAEIGIRDGGIVYFQCMLDEEVVRYAKGGSQGATEHLLAKYRNIVEGKARSYFLVGADHDDIIQEGMIGLFKAIRDFRNDKLLPFRAFAELCISRQIFTAIKAATRQKHIPLNSYVSLHANLFDSDSDRTLLDTLAESDTSDPEDVVVTQQFSDDLCERIRRDLSDLESAVLRSHLEGKSYQEIAADLHRRVKSVDNALQRAKRKIGRSLKKMMVTT is encoded by the coding sequence ATGGCTGAAATCGGCATTCGCGACGGCGGTATTGTCTACTTCCAATGCATGCTCGATGAGGAGGTTGTAAGATACGCAAAGGGCGGTAGCCAGGGCGCTACCGAGCATCTACTGGCGAAGTATCGCAACATCGTGGAGGGAAAAGCCAGGTCCTACTTCCTGGTCGGCGCCGATCACGACGACATCATCCAGGAAGGAATGATCGGCCTCTTCAAGGCCATCCGCGATTTCCGCAACGACAAGCTGCTTCCGTTCCGCGCCTTTGCCGAGCTCTGTATCAGCCGCCAGATCTTCACCGCCATCAAGGCCGCGACCCGTCAGAAGCATATTCCGCTCAACTCCTATGTCTCTCTGCATGCCAACCTCTTCGATTCCGATTCCGACCGCACCCTGCTCGATACCCTCGCCGAGAGCGATACCAGTGATCCCGAGGATGTGGTTGTCACCCAGCAGTTCTCGGATGACCTGTGCGAACGCATCCGGCGTGACCTCAGCGACCTCGAGTCCGCGGTGCTGCGCAGCCACTTGGAGGGCAAGTCCTACCAGGAGATCGCGGCGGATCTGCACCGCCGCGTCAAATCAGTGGATAATGCGCTGCAGCGCGCCAAGCGCAAGATCGGCCGCAGCCTCAAGAAGATGATGGTGACGACCTAG